In the Malus domestica chromosome 16, GDT2T_hap1 genome, one interval contains:
- the LOC114821964 gene encoding uncharacterized protein, which translates to MVQLMKSGDLRPELHTMPCTEKVPVKLEIEDSLEEEHGPLNKRPKPSPAFQERSVGDNAFAVQPSQYYPLDEPSPLGLRLRKSPSLLELIQMKLAHGSASAAGATESENLNSGVKTECKANAPLGMVDKLKASNFPASLLSIGGWEYKSRYEGDLVAKCYFAKHKLVWEVLEGGLKSKIEIQWSDIMALKANCPDDGPGTFTVVLARQPLFFRETNPQPRKHTLWQATADFTGGQASSYREHFLQCPQGLLNKHFEKLIQCDTRLCVLSRQPGIVLESPYFEPRSSAFEDPGECKGHGFGQLGNGPNGKGSSVAGFQDIASPSASQSSSLNIDQQDTTSMAFEHQSREAPSPSSVMDAHAMEGNGSSEAVDSREDRNWEQIKVPGLHSSMSMSDLMSHIGNCISEQMTSGNPPSADQQSEYQDMLEDIAQYLLSDTQFTTASDEKSLMSRVDSLCCLLQKEPAAAHTKVDGDSYVEGSGSGRDVQPNHTPDNKSGAVIKDPEDGVSDGKKAPGMSRKDSFVELLFHLPRIASLPSLPKVLFNISKEDC; encoded by the exons ATGGTGCAGTTGATGAAATCCGGAGATCTCCGACCAGAACTCCATACAATGCCGTGTACAGAAAAGGTACCGGTGAAGTTGGAGATTGAGGATTCTTTAGAAGAGGAGCATGGTCCGCTCAACAAACGTCCTAAACCCTCTCCTGCTTTTCAAGAG AGGAGTGTTGGGGATAATGCGTTTGCTGTTCAACCGTCACAATACTATCCACTTGATGAGCCTAGCCCTTTAGGTTTGAGGCTGAGAAAGAGCCCATCCTTATTAGAGTTAATTCAAATGAAGCTTGCTCATGGGAGTGCTTCTGCAGCTGGAGCGACAGAGAGCGAAAATCTTAACTCTGGAGTTAAAACGGAATGTAAAGCAAATGCTCCATTAGGGATGGTGGATAAGCTGAAGGCTTCGAATTTTCCAGCTTCACTTTTAAGTATTGGGGGTTGGGAG TATAAATCAAGATATGAGGGAGATTTAGTGGCGAAGTGTTACTTTGCTAAGCATAAGCTTGTTTGGGAAGTTCTCGAAGGTGGTCTCAAGAGTAAAATAGAAATCCAGTGGTCAGATATTATGGCTCTGAAAGCAAATTGTCCTGATGATGGACCTGGTACTTTTACTGTTGTG TTGGCTAGACAACCCCTTTTCTTCCGGGAGACTAACCCTCAACCTAGAAAGCACACATTGTGGCAGGCAACAGCAGATTTTACTGGTGGACAGGCTAGCAGTTATAG GGAACATTTTCTGCAATGTCCTCAAGGATTATTAAACAAACATTTTGAAAAGCTTATCCAGTGTGACACACGACTTTGTGTCTTAAGCCGGCAGCCAGGGATTGTTTTGGAATCACCATATTTTGAACCACGCTCTTCTGCTTTTGAAGATCCAGGCGAATGCAAAGGTCATGGTTTTGGTCAACTGGGGAATGGACCAAATGGTAAAGGTTCGTCTGTTGCTGGTTTTCAAGATATAGCATCACCATCTGCAAGCCAGTCATCTTCTTTGAATATTGACCAGCAGGATACAACTTCTATGGCATTCGAACATCAGTCCAGAGAAGCGCCTTCCCCCAGCTCAG TTATGGATGCTCATGCAATGGAAGGAAATGGCAGTTCGGAAGCTGTTGATTCCAGGGAGGACAGAAATTGGGAGCAAATAAAAGTACCTGGGCTTCACTCATCAATGTCGATGAGTGATCTTATGAGTCACATTGGAAACTGTATTTCAGAACAAATGACTTCTGGAAATCCGCCTTCTGCCGATCAGCAGTCAGAATACCAGGACATGCTAGAGGACATTGCACAATACCTGCTGAGCGACACTCAATTTACAACAGCTTCGGATGAAAAATCGCTCATGTCAAGGGTCGATTCTCTTTGTTGCCTTCTGCAGAAGGAACCCGCTGCAGCTCATACAAAGGTTGATGGTGATAGTTACGTTGAAGGATCAGGTAGTGGAAGGGATGTTCAGCCCAATCACACTCCTGATAATAAATCTGGAGCTGTTATCAAGGACCCTGAAGACGGTGTTTCTGACGGGAAGAAGGCACCAGGAATGTCAAGAAAAGACTCCTTTGTGGAATTGCTGTTTCATCTGCCTCGGATTGCCTCGCTTCCCTCACTTCCGAAAGTCTTGTTTAACATTTCcaaagaagattgctag
- the LOC139193111 gene encoding uncharacterized protein, whose product MDIDAARIHRKLQLNELEEIRNEAYENALIYKEKTKVAHDQMIRGKTFSIGQKVLLFNSRLRLFPVQIQSLNTGHEFKVNGHCLKPYYETFEEHAMEDIPLHVVGPIEA is encoded by the exons atggacattgatgccgCTAGAATCCATAGgaaattgcaattgaatgagcttgaggagattaggaatgaagcttatgagaacgctctcatttacaaggagaaaaccaaGGTGGCCCATGACCAGATGATTCGTGGCAAGACGTTCTCtatagggcagaaagtgttactcttCAATTCCCGGCTTCGATTGTTtccgg tccaaattcaaagtttgaatACGGGACATGAATTCAAGGTCAATGGACACTGTTTGAAGCCCTACTACGAGACTTTTGAGGAGCATGCCATGGAGGATATACCCCTCCATGTTGTTGGCCCTATTGAAGCATAA
- the LOC114822301 gene encoding uncharacterized protein — MTNISMSPFTNEIERIDPPREFTMPHFTPYKGDEDPDRHLKHYCSTMILYRNNDALMCKNFTTTLQGEAQDWFHTLPPQSIRSFNELSFVFIKEYSSNRSIKRTSDHLFSIVKDPWETIRNYVKRFKMEKAKIVGCNEDIATAAFRNGRRTDPSNSYALAEKHALWDEAKQYNKNESENKHMERFLTKENLAPEAFTKFTVPIGQIICKFKNNP; from the coding sequence atgaccaacataagcatgtCACCATTCACGAATGAGATCGAGCGGATAGATCCACCTCGCGAGTTCACTATGCCTCACTTTACTCCGTACAAGGGAGACGAAGATCCAGATCGACATCTTAAGCACTACTGCAGTACCATGATCCTCTACAGGAACAACGACGCGCTTATGTGCAAAAATTTTACCACAACTCTACAAGGCGAagcgcaagattggtttcacACTTTACCGCCACAGTCGATCCGGAGTTTCAACgaactttcctttgttttcattAAGGAGTATTCGTCTAACCGCTCAATCAAAAGGACATCCGACCACCTCTTCAGCATCGTAAAAGACCCTTGGGAGACAATTCGTAACTATGTTAAAAGGTTTAAAATGGAAAAGGCTAAGATTGTTGGTTGCAACGAGGACATAGCAACGGCAGCATTCAGAAATGGGAGAAGAACTGACCCTAGTAACTCGTATGCATTGGCAGAAAAGCATGCATTATGGGATGAGGCCAAGCAGTATAACAAAAACGAGTCAGAAAATAAGCACATGGAACGTTTCCTGACCAAAGAAAACTTAGCGCCTGAAGCGTTCACCAAGTTTACAGTTCCAATTGGCCAAATTATCTGCAAGTTCAAGAACAACCCTTAG